AAGAACGAGGGGCACGAGAAGTTCGTCCTGCACGACGGCCCCCCGTACGCCAACGGCCCGATCCACCTCGGCCACGCGCAGAACAAGATCTCCAAGGACATCATCAACCGCTACTGGTCGATGCGCGGCTACCAGACGCCCTACGTCCCCGGCTGGGACTGCCACGGCCAGCCCATCGAGCACAAGGTCGAGACCATGCTCGGGACGGAGAAGTTCAACCAGCTCCCCACCGAGAAGATCCGCGAGCTGTGCCGCAAGATGGCCGTCGAGCAGGTGGACACCCAGCGCCAGGGCTTCAAGCGACTGGGCGTGCTGGGCGAGTGGGACAACCCCTACCTCACCTACGTGAACGACTATGACGCCACGGACGTGGAGATCTTCAAGGCGATCTTCGACGCCGGCGCCATCGTGCAGGGCTCCAAGCCGGTGCACTGGTGCTCCCACTGCCACACGGCGCTCGCCGAGGCAGAGATCGAGTACGGCGACGAGGTCAGCCCCGCTATCTTCGTGCGCTTCGAGATGACCACGGTGCCGGCGGGCCTCGAGGAGTGGGCCGGGCGGCTCTTCGTGGACATCTGGACCACCACGCCCTGGACGCTGCCCGCGGACGACGCCGTCATCCTGCACCCCGAGGCGACCTACGTCGCGCTCGTGCACGACGGCCACGCCGAGATCGTGGCCGAGGCGCTCGCGGAGCGCCTGGTCGAGAAGTTCGGCTACGGCGAGCTCGAGCTCGTGCGCGGCGAGGGCGGCGAGCCCTGGCGCGCCACCGGCGAGCAGCTCGCCCACAACCGCTACAAGCAGCCGATCTTCGGCGAGCAGGGCGAGACGGGCGAGTTCATCTACGCCGACTACGTCACCCTCGACGACGGCACGGGCATCGTCCACTCCGCGCCCGGCCACGGCGTCGACGACTACCTCGCCGGTCAGAGGTTCGGCATCCCCACGATCATGCCCGTCGACGACGACGGCCGCTTCTTCGTGGGCGACAAGATCGGCACGGGCGGCCCGTGGTCCGGCATGGACGTGAACGACGCCAACCCCAAGATCATCGAGTGGCTCCGCGAGCGCGGCGTCCTGATTCTCCACGAGGACATCTCCCACAGCTACCCCCACTGCTGGCGCTGCAAGGAGCCGGTCATCTTCAGGGCCACGAGCCAGTGGTTCGTCTCGATGGACAAGCCCCTCGCAAACGGCCGCAGCCTCCGCGAGCAGGCGCTCGAGGAGCTCTCGAAGGTTCGGTTCTACCCGAGCCACGCCATCAAGCGCATCGGCTCGATGGTCGAGGGGCGCCCCGACTGGTGCATCTCGCGCCAGCGCAACTGGGGCGTGCCCATCCCGGCGTTCACCTGCCAGGACTGCGGCGAGACCGTCATGAACGACGACACGCTCGACGCCGTGATCGAGCTCTTCCGCGCCAAGGGCTCTGACGCCTGGTTCACCGACGACCCCGCGAGCTACCTGGGCGACGCCTGCGTCTGCCCCAAGTGCGGCGGTCACCACCTCAAGGCCAACTCCGACATCCTCGACGTCTGGTGGGACTCGGGCGTCTCCCACACCGCCGTCTGCCGTCACCGCGACAACCTCGAGTTCCCGGCTGACATGTACCTCGAGGGCTCCGACCAGCACCGCGGCTGGTTCATGAGCTCGCTCATGACCTCTGTGGGCGCATACGGCGTGGCCCCGTACAAGTCCGTGGTCTCCCAGGGCTTCACGCTCGACGGCCAGGGGCGGAAGATGTCCAAGTCCCTGGGCAACGTCATCGACCCCAACGCCGAGTGCGACACCCGCGGCGCGGACATCCTGCGCCTGTGGGTGACCTCCGTCGACACCTCCAACGACATCCCCTGCGACGGGCAGATCCTCGACCACGTGGGCGAGGCCTACCGCCGCTTCCGCAACACGCTGCGCTTCCTGCTCGGCGAGATCGAGGGCCAGTTCGACCCGGCCACCGACGCCGTGCCCTACGACGAGCTCCTCCCGTACGACAAGCTCACGCTCGCGCGCCTCTGCCAGGTCCACGACCAGGTGAGCGCCGCCTACGAGTCCTACCGCTTCAACGTGGTCTACCGCACGCTCTACGACTACGTGATCACCGAGCTCTCCAACGGCTACCTCAACGCCACCAAGGACCGCGTCTACTGCGGCGAGAAGGACGGCTTCGAGCGGCGCTCCGCCCTCACCGTCTGGGCGCAGATCCTCTCGATGCTCGTCCACGACCTGCAGCCGATTCTCGTCTACACGACCGACGAGGCCATGAGCTACCTGCCCGCGAGCCTGCGCGACGGCCAGGAGTTCGCCGCGCTCCTCGACTGGTACCAGGCGCCCTGGACCGCCGAGGTCTACGAGCCCTACCTCGCCGCCTATGACGCCGTGGTCGAGGCGCGCGCCGCGTTCACCAAGGCCTACGAGACCGCGATCGCCGACGGCACGCTCGCCGAGAAGACCACGCAGGCCGCGTGCGCCACGCTGACGGCGCCCGCCGAGCTGCACGCCCTTCTCGCCGGCGAGCTGGGCTGCGACTTGGCCGAGCCCTTCGTCTGCTCCGAGGTGACGCTCGTCAGCGGAGACGACCTCGCCTGCGCCGTCGAGCCCGCCCGCGGCGAGAAGTGCCCGCGCTGCTGGAACTTCCGCGAGCTCGGCGAGGACGGCCTCTGCCCGCGCTGCTCGCATGCCGTGGCCGAGCTCGGGGAGTAGCGCTTGTCCGCGGCCGACCCGACACGTTTCGCCCGCGTTCGGCGACTGGCGCTCTTTGCGCTGGTCGCCGGCGCGGTCGTCGCGCTTGACCAGCTGAGCAAGCTGGCGGCGCGCTCCCTTCTCGTCCCGGGCGAGCCGGTCACGCTCATCCCGGGCGTGATGGACCTGTCGCTCATCTACAACACCGGCGCCGCCTTCTCGATGGGGGAGGGGGCGGGGCCGGTCTTCGTGCTGGTCGCCGTACTCATGTGCGTCGCGGGCGCCCATGTCGCCTGGCGGCGCACCGACGTCCCGCTGTCCCTTCTTCTCGTGGTGGCGGCCGTCGTCGGCGGCGGCATCGGCAACGCGATCGACCGCGTGGCGCTCGGCGCCGTCACCGACTTCTTCATGACAACGTTCATGGACTTCGCGATCTTCAACGTTGCGGACATCTTCGTGACCTGCGGCGTGATCGTCGCGCTCGTCCTGTGGTGGCGCTGGGACGCCGCGCGCGAGCGTTCTGCGGCGGGGAGGTAGCGAGGCTGCCCCGCCGCTTCGTCCCGTTCTGCCCGTCCCGCCGGAGGGTTTGGGTTCTCCGTCGCCGCCCGACGCGCGCCATCATTCGCGCAGTCACAGGCAACAGTTCCATGCAATGCGGCAGGGCTCCCCTTGGCCCGGAATGCCGAGCCCAAACCCAAGATTAAGCACAGGCCTATCCGCGGCCAGGGCTCCCCGCCGCACTGCGTTCGGACGCCCTGATTCGTGGATCCGTCATTATCTGGGTACTTTTTTGCGGATCCCGCCAGTATCGACAAGAGTCACACTGAGGCTACCTGCGGATACGTTGAGGATTCGCGTTCGAGTACTCGAACGCCCCCCGAAAAAGTACCCAGATAACGCGCGATGCGCTCGACGTGGTACGATGGCGCACCACAAGAGACGTCGCCGTCGCGCGAGGGAGGGGGAGAATGCCGAGCCGAATCGTGAACCTGCTCGTGGAGCCCGAGTTCGACGGCATGCGACTCGACACGTTCCTCGCCGCCGCCCCCGGCATGCCCTCTCGCTCGGCCTGCGCGCGCCTCGTCGAGGACGGCGCCGTCACGATCAACGAGACCCCGGCGACGTCAAAGTCCGAGAGGGTGCTGCTCGGGGACCGCGTCCGTGCCACGGTGGAGGAGCCGGAGGCAGTCGGCGGGCCGCTCGCGCCAAACCCCTACATCACGCTCGACATCCGCTTTGAGGACGACCACCTCATCGTGCTCTCCAAGCAGGCCGGTCTCGTCTGCCACCCGAGCCCCGGCCATGTGGACGACACGCTCGCCAACGCGCTCGTCGCGCACTGCGGCTACTCCCGTCTCGGCATGCTCCAGGGCGAGGAGCGGCCCGGCATCGTGCACCGCCTCGACATGGACACCTCGGGCCTCATGGTCGCCGCCAAGGACGACGACACCCAGAGGGCGCTTCAGGACCTCATCCGCCTGCGCGTGCTCGACCGCCGCTACGTCACGCTCGTCCACGGCCCGATTGCCCACGACGAGGGCACGATCGAGACGGGTATCGCCCGGTCGACCCGCGACCGCCTGCGCATGGCCGTGTCCGACGCCCCCGGCGCGCGGGAGGCGATCACCACCTTCCGGGTGCTCGAGCGCTTCGAGGCGGGCCCGCGCGACGACGGCTACACGCTCATCGAGTGCCATCTCTACACGGGACGCACCCACCAGATTCGCGTCCACCTGCGCCACGTCGGCCACCCGCTCGTGGGTGACCCCCTCTACGGCCGTGGCGACCTGCGCCAGAACCTCGGCCTCGCGCGTCAGTTCCTGCACTCCTGGCACATCCGCTTCGAGCATCCCGCAACGGGAGAGACGGTGGAGCTTGCCGACACGCTCCCGGACGACCTGCTCGATGTACTAGAATCGCTGGGCGAAAGGTCCATGGGCCGGACCCCGGCGGGCGAGGGCATCTGCCCGCTCCTGGTCCCGTCCGGTCGAGTCGCGCGCCGCGAG
Above is a genomic segment from Olsenella timonensis containing:
- the ileS gene encoding isoleucine--tRNA ligase: MRASLAQNEPKRLAMWEENHVYEQMIAKNEGHEKFVLHDGPPYANGPIHLGHAQNKISKDIINRYWSMRGYQTPYVPGWDCHGQPIEHKVETMLGTEKFNQLPTEKIRELCRKMAVEQVDTQRQGFKRLGVLGEWDNPYLTYVNDYDATDVEIFKAIFDAGAIVQGSKPVHWCSHCHTALAEAEIEYGDEVSPAIFVRFEMTTVPAGLEEWAGRLFVDIWTTTPWTLPADDAVILHPEATYVALVHDGHAEIVAEALAERLVEKFGYGELELVRGEGGEPWRATGEQLAHNRYKQPIFGEQGETGEFIYADYVTLDDGTGIVHSAPGHGVDDYLAGQRFGIPTIMPVDDDGRFFVGDKIGTGGPWSGMDVNDANPKIIEWLRERGVLILHEDISHSYPHCWRCKEPVIFRATSQWFVSMDKPLANGRSLREQALEELSKVRFYPSHAIKRIGSMVEGRPDWCISRQRNWGVPIPAFTCQDCGETVMNDDTLDAVIELFRAKGSDAWFTDDPASYLGDACVCPKCGGHHLKANSDILDVWWDSGVSHTAVCRHRDNLEFPADMYLEGSDQHRGWFMSSLMTSVGAYGVAPYKSVVSQGFTLDGQGRKMSKSLGNVIDPNAECDTRGADILRLWVTSVDTSNDIPCDGQILDHVGEAYRRFRNTLRFLLGEIEGQFDPATDAVPYDELLPYDKLTLARLCQVHDQVSAAYESYRFNVVYRTLYDYVITELSNGYLNATKDRVYCGEKDGFERRSALTVWAQILSMLVHDLQPILVYTTDEAMSYLPASLRDGQEFAALLDWYQAPWTAEVYEPYLAAYDAVVEARAAFTKAYETAIADGTLAEKTTQAACATLTAPAELHALLAGELGCDLAEPFVCSEVTLVSGDDLACAVEPARGEKCPRCWNFRELGEDGLCPRCSHAVAELGE
- a CDS encoding RluA family pseudouridine synthase, yielding MPSRIVNLLVEPEFDGMRLDTFLAAAPGMPSRSACARLVEDGAVTINETPATSKSERVLLGDRVRATVEEPEAVGGPLAPNPYITLDIRFEDDHLIVLSKQAGLVCHPSPGHVDDTLANALVAHCGYSRLGMLQGEERPGIVHRLDMDTSGLMVAAKDDDTQRALQDLIRLRVLDRRYVTLVHGPIAHDEGTIETGIARSTRDRLRMAVSDAPGAREAITTFRVLERFEAGPRDDGYTLIECHLYTGRTHQIRVHLRHVGHPLVGDPLYGRGDLRQNLGLARQFLHSWHIRFEHPATGETVELADTLPDDLLDVLESLGERSMGRTPAGEGICPLLVPSGRVARREG
- the lspA gene encoding signal peptidase II — protein: MSAADPTRFARVRRLALFALVAGAVVALDQLSKLAARSLLVPGEPVTLIPGVMDLSLIYNTGAAFSMGEGAGPVFVLVAVLMCVAGAHVAWRRTDVPLSLLLVVAAVVGGGIGNAIDRVALGAVTDFFMTTFMDFAIFNVADIFVTCGVIVALVLWWRWDAARERSAAGR